The Pyrenophora tritici-repentis strain M4 chromosome 10, whole genome shotgun sequence genome contains a region encoding:
- a CDS encoding PTP2, Protein tyrosine phosphatase yields MAQAGVPISPSASSKRSRSKDSTRSLTTSSLNTPAANTPAASTNSLVIPFLTPGTPGACHLSPQDPTPYPVFLQPTADLRAKWDRLEEISRARINDAGPLNASDQPSQWARCCGNGYAIRNRYANVDPYQSNRVHLEVPEGQFDYINASPIILECTESGTLLKYIATQGPKADTWSHIWRMIWKENPEFAVIVMLTQTWEANREKCYPYYPQSLDAPDMRVNEQDEFQDGLIHNLHLASYTMDEDARTQVREIDMTTDDGSESRKVWHLLFAGWPDFSVPEGDDRAGMLKLIEISHEKNGGEPANPRIVHCSAGIGRSGTFIALDWLVQELEEGALDEVPESEDPVMDVVQKLRDQRPGMVQSDSQFQFIYDVMRERWRERWIAQHPDEANQLGLTTVTTPSDCEQPALKRQKSIHTSDEVPPTSPSSHSQDPPGSPDALAQLEAELQDADMEYEQGKT; encoded by the coding sequence ATGGCTCAGGCGGGGGTTCCCATCTCTCCTTCGGCCTCGTCCAAGCGCTCTCGTAGCAAGGACAGTACGCGTTCGCTTACCACCTCGTCGCTCAACACGCCCGCCGCGAATACGCCTGCTGCAAGCACGAACAGCCTGGTTATTCCCTTCTTGACTCCAGGTACACCTGGCGCCTGCCATTTATCCCCTCAAGACCCGACTCCATATCCAGTCTTTTTGCAGCCGACCGCGGATCTGCGCGCCAAATGGGATCGCTTGGAAGAGATATCAAGAGCACGCATAAATGATGCCGGTCCACTGAATGCGTCGGATCAACCAAGTCAGTGGGCGAGGTGTTGTGGCAATGGATATGCCATTCGCAATCGATATGCGAATGTCGACCCCTATCAGTCCAACCGCGTGCATCTTGAAGTACCAGAGGGTCAGTTTGACTACATCAATGCCTCACCAATCATTCTCGAGTGTACTGAATCAGGAACCTTGCTCAAATACATCGCGACTCAAGGACCCAAGGCTGATACCTGGTCGCACATTTGGCGCATGATTTGGAAGGAGAATCCCGAGTTTGCAGTCATCGTAATGCTCACCCAGACCTGGGAAGCGAACCGCGAGAAGTGCTATCCCTACTATCCACAATCACTCGACGCCCCCGATATGCGCGTCAACGAGCAGGACGAATTCCAGGATGGCCTCATCCACAACCTGCACTTGGCTTCGTACACGATGGACGAAGATGCGCGGACTCAAGTGAGGGAGATAGACATGACAACAGATGATGGAAGCGAGTCGAGGAAGGTCTGGCACCTCCTCTTTGCCGGCTGGCCAGACTTCTCGGTACCCGAGGGAGATGATCGGGCAGGTATGCTGAAGCTGATCGAGATTTCTCACGAGAAAAATGGGGGCGAGCCGGCGAATCCGCGTATCGTACATTGCAGTGCGGGTATCGGCCGTAGCGGAACCTTCATTGCGTTGGACTGGCTCGTGCAGGAGCTCGAAGAGGGCGCACTGGATGAGGTGCCAGAGTCCGAGGACCCGGTCATGGACGTCGTCCAGAAGCTTAGAGACCAACGACCTGGCATGGTACAGTCCGACTCACAGTTCCAGTTCATCTACGACGTCATGCGCGAGCGATGGCGCGAACGATGGATTGCCCAACATCCTGATGAAGCGAACCAACTCGGCCTGACCACTGTCACGACGCCATCCGACTGCGAGCAGCCTGCACTCAAACGCCAAAAGTCGATACATACTAGCGATGAGGTTCCTCCGACATCACCATCCTCACATAGCCAGGACCCGCCCGGTTCGCCGGATGCGCTCGCACAACTAGAAGCCGAACTTCAGGATGCCGATATGGAGTATGAGCAAGGCAAGACCTAG